A single genomic interval of Trichosurus vulpecula isolate mTriVul1 chromosome 6, mTriVul1.pri, whole genome shotgun sequence harbors:
- the LOC118853402 gene encoding zinc finger protein 511-like: MQLPPGLQGRLGPGPARGPPEAPPLPVLRHPAVGTAPFRFAPRAQNLPRGHPLFEDGDVQRHAYLHDVITQVSQPPERPRVATFGCHVAGCQQEFGSLEAYEHHYRTLHTHVCSVCRRSFPSARLLDVHVLEWHDSLFQLLAERQSMHQCLVEGCSDTFRSSRERREHLVRAHRYPPDFRFDQPRRPRGPSRPIAAGEEAMEVCPAEPASGPNKRPHGRRIPATICFGQGAARGFKNAKKRSDR; encoded by the exons ATGCAGCTGCCGCCGGGCCTGCAGGGCCGCCTGGGCCCAGGTCCGGCCAGGGGCCCCCCCGAGGCGCCCCCGTTGCCGGTGCTCCGCCACCCGGCCGTCGGGACCGCCCCCTTCCGCTTCGCTCCGCGGGCCCAGAACCTGCCTCGGGGCCATCCGTTGTTCGAG GATGGAGACGTCCAGAGGCACGCCTACCTTCATGACGTCATCACGCAGGTCTCGCAGCCGCCGGAGCGCCCCCGCGTGGCCACCTTCGGGTGCCATGTGGCCGGCTGCCAGCAGGAGTTCGGCAGCCTGGAGGCCTACGAGCACCACTACCGCACGCTGCACACGCACGTGTGCTCCGTGTGCCGGCGCTCGTTCCCCTCGGCGCGCCTGCTGGACGTGCACGTCCTCGAGTGGCACGACTCGCTCTTCCAGCTGCTGGCCGAGCGGCAGAGCATGCACCAGTGCCTGGTGGAGGGCTGCTCCGACACGTTCCGCAGCAGCCGCGAGCGCAGGGAGCACCTGGTGCGGGCCCACCGCTACCCGCCCGACTTCCGCTTCGACCAGCCCCGGAGGCCGCGGGGGCCCAGCCGGCCGATCGCTGCCGGGGAGGAGGCCATGGAGGTGTGCCCTGCTGAGCCCGCCTCGGGCCCGAACAAGCGACCCCACGGCCGCCGGATCCCGGCCACCATCTGCTTCGGCCAAGGGGCCGCTCGAGGATTTAAGAACGCCAAGAAGAGAAGTGACCGCTGA